One region of Faecalibacter bovis genomic DNA includes:
- the gmk gene encoding guanylate kinase, translating into MTKGKLIVFSAPSGAGKTTLVKHALETMENIQFSISCTTREKRDGEEHGKDYYYITPEEFKSKISNDEFVEYEEVYTNNFYGTLKSEVERITKDGNSVIFDIDVVGALNIKKIYGDECLTVFVNPPSLEILKERLISRNTESEDKLKQRIDKAGIEMETAPKFDIILLNDDLETAKEETLKIIENFLK; encoded by the coding sequence ATGACTAAAGGAAAATTAATCGTATTCTCGGCACCTTCAGGAGCAGGTAAAACTACGTTAGTAAAACATGCTTTAGAAACGATGGAAAATATCCAATTTTCTATTTCTTGTACAACACGTGAGAAAAGAGATGGTGAAGAACATGGTAAAGATTATTATTACATTACACCTGAAGAATTTAAATCAAAAATCTCAAATGATGAGTTTGTAGAATACGAAGAAGTTTATACCAATAACTTTTACGGAACATTAAAGTCAGAAGTTGAAAGAATTACTAAAGATGGTAACTCTGTAATTTTTGATATTGATGTGGTTGGAGCTTTAAATATTAAAAAAATCTACGGTGATGAATGTTTAACAGTTTTTGTTAATCCTCCTTCGTTAGAGATTTTAAAAGAACGTTTAATTTCTCGTAATACAGAAAGTGAAGATAAATTAAAACAACGTATCGATAAAGCTGGAATCGAAATGGAAACTGCTCCTAAATTTGATATTATTTTATTAAATGACGATTTAGAAACTGCAAAAGAAGAAACGTTAAAAATTATTGAAAATTTCTTGAAATAA
- a CDS encoding alpha/beta fold hydrolase produces MLQTDFIEINGLSYHIQHNIIDDNLPTIVFLHDSLGSVKLWRDFPENLGNITNCNVLMYDREGHGNSSPFSITERPVNYLELGADVISQLINKLNLKKVILFGHSDGATIALHYAAKYPENILATIVEGVHVFVEEETLQGIREAKQALETTNLIERVSKYHDDKTEMLFKMWMETWLNPNYRNWNIEKNIQNIQSPVLIFQGENDEFGTMKQVEKIKANVKSKVIDYLISDCGHNPHKEQKEFTLEKTNQFIRAYAL; encoded by the coding sequence ATGTTACAAACTGATTTTATAGAAATCAATGGGCTTTCATACCATATACAACATAATATTATAGATGATAATTTACCAACAATCGTCTTTTTACACGATTCTTTAGGTTCTGTAAAATTGTGGCGAGACTTTCCCGAAAATTTAGGAAATATTACCAATTGTAATGTATTGATGTATGACCGAGAAGGACATGGCAACTCATCTCCATTTTCTATTACAGAAAGGCCCGTTAATTATTTAGAATTAGGTGCTGATGTTATATCCCAACTGATAAATAAGTTAAACTTAAAAAAAGTAATACTTTTTGGACACAGCGACGGCGCAACAATCGCATTACATTATGCAGCTAAATATCCTGAAAATATTTTGGCTACAATTGTAGAAGGTGTTCATGTATTTGTTGAAGAAGAAACTTTACAAGGAATTCGTGAAGCGAAACAAGCCTTGGAAACAACAAATTTAATTGAACGTGTGTCTAAATATCATGACGATAAAACTGAAATGTTGTTTAAGATGTGGATGGAAACTTGGCTGAATCCAAATTACAGAAATTGGAATATTGAGAAAAATATTCAAAATATTCAATCTCCTGTGCTGATTTTTCAGGGTGAAAATGATGAATTTGGCACGATGAAACAAGTGGAAAAAATTAAAGCAAATGTAAAATCAAAAGTAATTGATTACTTGATTTCAGACTGCGGCCACAATCCACACAAAGAACAAAAAGAATTTACTTTAGAAAAAACAAATCAATTTATTAGAGCTTACGCCTTATGA
- a CDS encoding DUF695 domain-containing protein has product MKLINQSILILLFSCVLSINSFAQNIQKEENWSFYISKYDDIEFSNFLDLELINIAPVSEVDQLLAIKIKLKHPQKDGLPSYDEHDDLVNLEDKLLAILLADNLIYFAGRTTANGHRIFYFYTNKNFNLVKTKQQLTSSISSYSLDITLVNDKDWNHYLNFLYPDEYEIQMIQNLDLITFIEEQGDDLSKEREISHWIYFKSTAHRTKFKADIKSYNFNVIAENYDKNLGDYPYSLTISRSDFLDWKNINDITIELMNLAKTHEGEYDGWESKIVK; this is encoded by the coding sequence ATGAAATTAATTAATCAAAGCATATTAATTCTTCTATTTTCTTGTGTATTATCGATAAATAGTTTCGCTCAAAATATTCAAAAAGAAGAAAATTGGAGTTTTTATATATCAAAATATGATGATATTGAATTCTCGAATTTTTTAGATTTAGAGTTAATTAATATCGCTCCAGTATCGGAAGTTGATCAATTATTAGCAATAAAAATAAAGCTAAAACATCCACAAAAAGATGGTTTACCAAGCTATGATGAACATGATGATTTAGTTAATTTAGAAGATAAATTATTAGCTATTTTGTTAGCTGATAATTTGATTTATTTCGCAGGACGAACAACTGCAAACGGACATAGAATCTTTTATTTTTACACCAATAAAAATTTTAATTTAGTTAAAACTAAACAGCAATTAACATCTTCTATTTCGAGTTATTCCCTTGATATTACTTTAGTAAATGATAAAGATTGGAATCATTATTTAAATTTTTTATATCCTGATGAATATGAAATTCAAATGATTCAGAATTTAGATTTAATTACTTTTATCGAGGAACAAGGTGACGATTTAAGTAAAGAAAGAGAAATTTCTCATTGGATTTATTTTAAATCAACAGCTCATCGAACTAAGTTTAAAGCGGATATTAAATCTTATAATTTTAATGTGATTGCTGAAAATTATGATAAAAATTTAGGCGATTATCCTTATTCTTTAACCATTTCAAGGAGTGATTTCTTGGATTGGAAAAATATAAATGATATCACAATAGAATTGATGAATTTAGCTAAGACACACGAAGGAGAATATGATGGCTGGGAATCCAAAATAGTAAAATAA
- a CDS encoding C40 family peptidase: MKYAICQVSVSPLRAAASDSSEMVSQVLFGEKVEILEEQEKWSKIRLAYDAYEGWVDPKQYLEVTEEEYNQDLAEKFAINAYNQASENGLPFTLTLGAELRALKENKIRIGEKCFEYYGVYTSNKKSKEQLVELAKLYLNVPYLWGGKSTFGIDCSGLTQQVYKLGGYELPRDAYQQAELGEVLSFVEEAEPGDLAFFDNADGKIIHVGIILGDYKIIHAHGKVRIDPFDSNGIFNTDLQKYSHKLRFIKKII, encoded by the coding sequence ATGAAGTATGCAATCTGTCAAGTAAGTGTTTCGCCTTTGCGTGCTGCAGCTTCTGATTCTTCGGAAATGGTTTCTCAAGTTTTATTTGGTGAAAAAGTTGAGATTTTAGAAGAACAAGAAAAATGGTCAAAAATCCGATTAGCTTACGATGCGTATGAAGGTTGGGTTGATCCTAAACAATACTTAGAAGTTACAGAAGAGGAGTATAATCAGGATTTAGCTGAAAAATTTGCAATCAATGCATACAATCAAGCATCAGAAAATGGTTTACCTTTTACGCTAACTTTAGGTGCTGAATTGCGTGCCTTGAAGGAAAATAAAATCAGAATAGGAGAGAAGTGTTTTGAATATTATGGTGTTTATACTTCGAATAAAAAATCGAAAGAACAATTAGTAGAATTGGCTAAATTGTATTTAAACGTTCCGTATTTATGGGGCGGAAAGTCAACTTTTGGGATTGATTGTTCTGGTTTAACACAACAAGTTTATAAACTTGGGGGATACGAGTTGCCTCGTGATGCTTATCAACAAGCAGAATTAGGAGAAGTATTAAGTTTCGTGGAAGAAGCAGAACCAGGTGATTTAGCTTTTTTTGATAATGCTGATGGTAAAATTATTCATGTCGGAATTATTTTAGGAGATTATAAAATTATTCATGCTCATGGAAAAGTAAGAATTGATCCATTTGATTCTAACGGAATTTTCAATACTGATTTACAAAAGTATTCGCATAAATTACGATTCATAAAAAAAATTATATAA
- a CDS encoding O-methyltransferase, translating to MINISPILETYLDNHTNQEPEILSRLRVETYQCTTQPHMISGEYQGRLLSLLSKILFPKTILELGTFTGYATLCLAEGLVEGGKIITMDKNDELEYLCRKYFDESDYADKIDFRVNDARIELNTIEPNSVDLAFIDADKESYPYYFEKVLELLRPGGVMLVDNVLWYGKVMMEEEDKKDPSTKILKEFNNFVAADERVESLILPIRDGITLIRKK from the coding sequence ATGATCAATATCTCACCAATTTTAGAAACATATTTAGATAACCACACCAATCAAGAACCTGAAATTTTATCACGTTTACGTGTTGAAACTTATCAATGTACAACACAACCACACATGATTTCGGGAGAATATCAAGGTCGATTATTGAGTTTGTTATCGAAAATTTTATTTCCTAAAACAATTTTAGAGTTAGGAACTTTTACAGGTTATGCAACTTTATGTTTGGCAGAAGGTTTAGTAGAAGGTGGGAAAATCATTACGATGGATAAAAATGATGAGTTAGAATATTTATGTCGTAAATATTTTGATGAATCTGATTATGCTGATAAAATTGACTTTCGCGTAAATGATGCACGAATAGAGTTAAATACAATTGAACCAAATTCTGTAGATTTAGCTTTTATTGATGCAGATAAAGAATCATATCCTTATTATTTTGAAAAAGTTTTAGAGTTGTTGCGTCCTGGCGGAGTAATGTTAGTAGATAATGTGCTTTGGTATGGAAAAGTGATGATGGAAGAAGAAGATAAAAAGGATCCTTCGACTAAAATTCTAAAAGAGTTTAATAACTTTGTAGCTGCTGATGAACGTGTAGAATCTTTGATTTTACCTATTCGTGATGGTATAACTTTAATACGAAAGAAGTAA
- the acs gene encoding acetate--CoA ligase, whose translation MNKLRISSFSDYKKQYKESIENPEKFWDSVAEQFVWKKRWDKTLEFDFSKPEFKWFQGGKLNMTENVLDRHLVKNGNKTAIIWEPNNPLEETRIITYKQLHAKVCQFANVLKRNGVQKGDRVCIYMPMIPELAIAMLACARIGAVHSIVFAGFSSSAIASRINDAQCKLIVTANEVYRGDKPINLKSIVDEALKDCPSIQTCIVYRRAIEPTMMVGGRDRFWIDEMSKVDADCPATEMDAEDPLFILYTSGSTGKPKGMVHTTGGYLVQTAYSFDNIFQMSKDDIYWCTADIGWITGHSYIIYGPLACGATTVMFEGIPSYPDFGRFWEIVEKLKITHFYTAPTAIRSLAKESLEFVEKYDLSSLKVLGSVGEPINQEAWHWYNDYIGKGNCPIVDTWWQTETGAIMISPLAGITSTRPTFATLPLPGIQPVLMDGNGKEIENGSEKAEGRLAIKFPWPSMARTVYGDHQRYKDTYFSTFENAYFTGDGAYRDAMGYYRITGRVDDVVIVSGHNLGTAPIENAINEHEAVVESAVVGFPHDIKGNALYAYVILYDSYQPSEDLVKQIKDEVSKSIGAIAKPDKIQFVKGLPKTRSGKIMRRILRKIAAGESDFGDISTLLNPEIVRVIQEEKV comes from the coding sequence ATGAATAAATTAAGAATTTCTTCTTTCTCTGATTACAAGAAGCAATACAAAGAAAGTATTGAAAATCCTGAAAAATTTTGGGATAGTGTTGCTGAACAATTTGTTTGGAAAAAGAGATGGGACAAAACATTAGAATTTGATTTTTCAAAACCTGAATTTAAATGGTTTCAAGGTGGAAAATTAAACATGACTGAAAATGTTTTAGATCGTCATCTGGTAAAAAATGGTAATAAAACTGCGATTATTTGGGAACCTAATAATCCATTAGAAGAAACAAGAATCATTACTTATAAACAATTGCATGCAAAAGTTTGTCAGTTTGCAAATGTGTTAAAGCGTAATGGCGTACAAAAAGGTGATCGTGTTTGTATTTATATGCCTATGATTCCTGAATTAGCTATCGCTATGTTGGCGTGTGCGCGTATTGGTGCGGTACATTCAATAGTTTTTGCTGGTTTTTCTTCTTCAGCAATAGCTTCTCGTATTAATGATGCACAATGTAAATTAATTGTTACAGCTAATGAAGTATATCGTGGTGATAAGCCTATCAATTTAAAATCAATTGTTGATGAAGCGTTAAAGGATTGTCCTTCTATTCAAACTTGTATTGTTTATCGTCGTGCAATTGAGCCTACGATGATGGTTGGTGGTCGTGATCGTTTTTGGATTGATGAAATGTCCAAAGTTGATGCAGATTGTCCCGCAACAGAAATGGATGCCGAGGATCCTTTATTTATTTTATATACGTCTGGTTCTACAGGAAAACCAAAAGGAATGGTTCATACAACTGGAGGGTATTTAGTCCAAACGGCTTATTCTTTCGATAATATTTTCCAAATGTCAAAAGACGATATTTATTGGTGTACGGCTGATATTGGTTGGATTACTGGACATTCTTATATTATTTATGGACCATTAGCGTGTGGAGCAACAACGGTTATGTTTGAAGGTATTCCGAGTTATCCCGATTTTGGACGTTTTTGGGAAATAGTCGAAAAATTAAAAATCACACATTTTTATACAGCTCCAACTGCTATCCGTTCTTTAGCAAAAGAATCCTTAGAATTTGTAGAAAAATATGATTTATCAAGTTTAAAAGTTTTAGGATCAGTTGGTGAGCCAATCAATCAAGAAGCATGGCATTGGTATAATGATTATATCGGAAAAGGAAATTGTCCGATCGTTGATACTTGGTGGCAAACCGAAACAGGTGCAATTATGATTTCTCCTTTAGCTGGTATTACTTCAACTAGACCAACTTTTGCAACATTACCTTTACCAGGAATTCAACCCGTTTTAATGGATGGAAATGGAAAAGAAATTGAAAATGGTTCTGAAAAAGCTGAAGGTCGTTTAGCGATTAAATTCCCTTGGCCGTCTATGGCAAGAACTGTTTATGGTGATCATCAGCGTTATAAGGATACGTATTTTTCAACGTTTGAAAATGCTTATTTCACTGGTGATGGAGCTTATCGTGATGCGATGGGTTATTACAGAATTACAGGTCGTGTAGATGATGTAGTTATTGTTTCTGGTCATAATTTAGGAACTGCACCTATTGAAAATGCAATTAATGAACATGAAGCAGTTGTTGAAAGTGCTGTTGTCGGTTTCCCTCATGATATCAAAGGAAATGCTTTATATGCTTACGTGATTCTGTATGATAGTTATCAACCATCTGAAGATTTGGTAAAACAAATTAAAGATGAGGTTTCAAAATCAATTGGAGCAATAGCAAAACCAGATAAAATCCAGTTTGTAAAAGGTTTACCTAAGACACGAAGCGGAAAAATAATGCGTCGTATTTTACGTAAAATTGCTGCAGGAGAATCAGATTTTGGTGATATTTCAACATTACTTAATCCAGAAATTGTTCGTGTTATACAGGAAGAAAAAGTATAA
- a CDS encoding M48 family metallopeptidase, which translates to MKKLLLAVGMIGFISACTTNAVTGRKGINVVSNAQIFPQSFAQYQEVLKSAQVETGTANAKLVQTVGERIKYAADKYYAEKGLSAQLDGYQWEFKLLKANEVNAWCMPGGKVAVYTGILPITKNTDGLAVVMGHEIGHALANHSAEQMSRQYVLGGIGSVVGSAAGNTSWGTAFEQYYPVVGQVGLLSYSRKMELDADVTGLYLMAMAGYNPNEAIPFWERMSAAGSGGTVEFLSTHPSDATRIAKIKEALPTAMAYYNASPYKGK; encoded by the coding sequence ATGAAAAAATTACTATTAGCAGTTGGTATGATCGGATTTATATCTGCTTGTACTACAAATGCAGTAACAGGTAGAAAAGGAATTAATGTGGTTTCCAACGCCCAAATTTTCCCTCAATCTTTTGCGCAATATCAAGAAGTTTTAAAATCAGCTCAAGTTGAGACAGGAACAGCTAATGCTAAATTAGTTCAAACTGTTGGTGAACGCATCAAATATGCAGCTGATAAATACTATGCTGAAAAAGGCTTATCAGCTCAGTTAGATGGTTACCAATGGGAATTTAAATTATTAAAAGCTAACGAAGTAAATGCTTGGTGTATGCCAGGTGGAAAAGTGGCTGTTTACACAGGGATTTTACCAATTACTAAAAATACTGACGGATTAGCTGTAGTTATGGGCCACGAAATTGGTCACGCTTTAGCGAATCACTCTGCCGAGCAAATGTCACGTCAATATGTTTTAGGTGGAATTGGATCAGTAGTTGGATCGGCTGCAGGAAATACTAGTTGGGGAACTGCATTCGAACAATATTATCCAGTAGTAGGTCAAGTTGGTTTACTATCATATTCGCGTAAAATGGAATTAGATGCGGATGTTACAGGTTTATATTTAATGGCGATGGCAGGATATAATCCAAATGAAGCGATTCCATTCTGGGAAAGAATGTCAGCTGCAGGAAGTGGAGGTACAGTTGAATTTTTAAGTACTCACCCTTCTGATGCAACACGTATTGCTAAAATTAAAGAAGCTTTACCGACAGCAATGGCATACTATAATGCAAGTCCATATAAGGGAAAATAA
- the mutS gene encoding DNA mismatch repair protein MutS, with amino-acid sequence MKQYNAIKAKYPDALLLFRVGDFYETFGQDAIKSSRILDIVLTKRANGSENSELAGFPHHSLNTYLPKLIKAGLRVAICDQLEDPKMVKGIVKRGVTELVTPGVALQDEVLSSKSNNFLMAVHQGEKSFGIALLDVSTGEFLASEGTEDHVSKIIQSFRPSEVIYQKRVKYNFSDVKSKFLLDDWAFQYDYAMDKLTSLFKTKNLKGFGIENLKEGIISAGAILAYLDETHHFNIQHITSIQRLSQDNFVWMDPFTIRNLELVYSPHPKGVTLLNILDDTATPMGARLLNRWMVMVLKDLKAIQKRQNIVEYFYKNPDVRYELREKLGQLTDLERLAGKVSTNKITPRQLLQLGQSLEISKEIKEIALNSNIKEISDLFLKIENLDQLTQKIFDSLSDEPPHQIVKGNVIREGVSEELDKLRKIQFSGKDYLDQMCQRETERTGISSLKIAFNNVFGYYIEVRNTHKDKVPEEWIRKQTLVNAERYITEELKEYETQILGAEEKILAIENQLFSDLIQEIITKLLPIQQTAKAIAFLDVLSTFAEIAEKNSYTKPILNDGFDLKIKEGRHAVIEQQLPLGEQYVSNNVELNQIDQQIIMITGPNMSGKSALLRQTALIVLMAQMGSFVPAASAEIGIIDKVFTRVGASDNISSGESTFMVEMNETSSILNNISERSLILLDEIGRGTSTYDGISIAWAIAEFLHQNNMKPKTLFATHYHELNEMTKSMERIKNFNVSIKETNDTILFLRKLVPGGSEHSFGIHVAKMAGMPKVVVNRANEVLKVLEQSKSDEAISNKTEKITQDNMQLSFFQLDDPILESIRDEIMNIDVNTLTPVEALMKLNEIKKKLGK; translated from the coding sequence ATGAAACAATATAACGCGATCAAGGCTAAATATCCTGACGCGCTTTTATTATTCAGAGTGGGTGATTTTTATGAGACATTTGGACAAGACGCAATAAAAAGTTCTCGCATTTTAGATATTGTTTTAACCAAAAGAGCGAATGGTTCTGAAAATAGCGAATTAGCTGGTTTTCCTCATCATTCGTTAAATACTTATTTACCAAAATTGATAAAGGCAGGTTTGCGTGTAGCAATTTGCGATCAATTAGAAGATCCTAAAATGGTGAAAGGAATCGTGAAGCGTGGTGTTACGGAATTGGTTACGCCAGGAGTCGCTTTACAAGATGAGGTTCTTTCATCAAAATCAAATAATTTTTTGATGGCTGTTCATCAAGGTGAAAAATCTTTCGGTATTGCATTATTAGATGTTTCAACTGGAGAATTTTTAGCTTCGGAAGGTACAGAAGATCATGTGTCAAAAATTATTCAATCTTTTCGTCCAAGTGAAGTGATTTACCAAAAACGTGTGAAATATAATTTTTCAGATGTTAAAAGTAAATTTTTGTTAGATGATTGGGCTTTTCAGTACGATTATGCAATGGATAAATTAACAAGTCTTTTTAAAACTAAAAATTTAAAAGGATTTGGAATTGAAAATTTAAAAGAAGGAATAATTTCAGCTGGTGCAATTTTAGCTTATTTAGATGAAACGCATCATTTCAATATTCAACATATAACATCTATCCAAAGATTAAGTCAGGATAACTTCGTTTGGATGGATCCATTTACTATTCGAAATTTAGAGTTAGTATATTCTCCGCATCCAAAAGGTGTAACGCTTTTAAATATTTTAGATGATACAGCAACTCCAATGGGTGCGCGTCTATTAAACCGTTGGATGGTGATGGTTCTTAAAGATTTGAAAGCAATTCAAAAGCGTCAAAATATTGTTGAATATTTTTATAAAAATCCTGACGTTCGCTACGAATTACGAGAAAAATTAGGTCAATTAACGGACTTAGAACGTTTGGCTGGAAAAGTATCGACGAATAAAATTACTCCTCGTCAATTATTACAGTTAGGTCAAAGTTTAGAAATTTCTAAAGAAATTAAAGAAATAGCATTAAATTCTAACATCAAAGAAATCTCTGATTTATTCCTTAAAATTGAAAATTTAGATCAATTAACTCAAAAGATTTTTGATTCTTTATCAGATGAACCACCTCATCAAATAGTAAAAGGTAATGTAATTCGTGAAGGTGTTTCTGAGGAGTTAGATAAATTACGTAAAATCCAATTTTCTGGTAAAGATTATTTGGATCAAATGTGTCAGCGCGAAACAGAGCGTACGGGGATTTCTTCCTTAAAAATAGCATTTAATAATGTTTTCGGATATTATATCGAAGTAAGAAATACACACAAAGATAAAGTTCCCGAAGAATGGATTCGTAAGCAGACATTAGTCAATGCAGAACGTTACATTACGGAAGAATTAAAAGAATACGAAACACAAATTTTAGGTGCAGAAGAAAAAATTCTTGCGATAGAAAATCAATTATTTTCTGATTTAATTCAAGAAATAATTACCAAATTATTACCAATTCAGCAGACAGCTAAAGCAATCGCATTTTTAGATGTATTGTCTACTTTTGCTGAAATTGCAGAAAAAAATTCTTATACAAAACCTATTTTAAACGATGGTTTTGATTTAAAAATTAAAGAAGGTCGTCATGCTGTGATTGAACAACAATTACCTCTTGGCGAGCAATATGTTTCTAATAATGTAGAACTGAATCAGATTGATCAACAAATTATCATGATTACTGGTCCTAATATGTCTGGTAAATCTGCATTATTAAGACAAACCGCTTTAATAGTTTTGATGGCTCAGATGGGAAGTTTTGTTCCAGCGGCCTCTGCAGAGATAGGAATAATAGACAAAGTTTTTACTCGTGTTGGTGCTTCTGATAATATATCTTCTGGCGAATCAACATTTATGGTTGAAATGAATGAAACTTCAAGCATATTAAATAATATTTCGGAACGAAGTTTGATTCTGTTGGATGAAATTGGCCGTGGTACTTCAACTTATGATGGTATTTCAATAGCCTGGGCAATTGCAGAGTTCTTACATCAAAACAATATGAAGCCAAAGACCTTGTTTGCTACGCATTATCATGAATTAAATGAAATGACAAAGTCGATGGAACGTATCAAAAATTTTAATGTAAGTATTAAGGAAACTAATGATACGATCTTATTCTTAAGAAAATTAGTTCCAGGTGGAAGTGAACATAGTTTTGGTATTCATGTAGCTAAAATGGCTGGAATGCCAAAAGTTGTTGTAAATCGTGCCAATGAAGTTTTGAAAGTATTGGAACAATCTAAATCTGATGAAGCAATTTCTAACAAAACTGAAAAAATTACGCAGGATAACATGCAATTAAGTTTTTTTCAGTTAGATGATCCAATATTAGAATCTATTCGTGATGAAATTATGAATATAGATGTCAATACTTTAACACCAGTAGAGGCATTAATGAAGTTAAATGAAATTAAAAAGAAATTAGGTAAATAG
- a CDS encoding RNA methyltransferase, which produces MRKLKLDELGRVSAEEYKEIEKHPIVVVLDNVRSMHNVGAVFRTSDAFLIEKIYLCGITATPPHKEIHKTAIGAENSVDWEYVQDSNELVSKLKEDGYKIVTIEQTEGSVLLNEFDVDPTQKYVIVMGNEVDGVQQTIIDQCDTCIEIPQSGTKHSLNVSVCTGIILWKWYEGFIR; this is translated from the coding sequence ATGAGAAAACTTAAATTAGACGAATTAGGTCGTGTTTCGGCCGAAGAATATAAAGAGATTGAAAAACATCCGATAGTAGTTGTTTTGGACAATGTAAGAAGTATGCACAATGTTGGTGCAGTATTTAGAACTTCTGATGCCTTCTTAATTGAAAAAATTTATTTATGTGGAATTACTGCAACACCTCCGCACAAAGAAATTCATAAAACAGCAATTGGAGCTGAAAATTCAGTTGATTGGGAATATGTACAAGATTCGAATGAGTTGGTTTCTAAACTTAAGGAAGATGGTTATAAGATTGTAACTATCGAACAAACTGAAGGTTCTGTTTTACTAAATGAATTTGATGTTGATCCGACTCAAAAATATGTTATTGTGATGGGTAATGAAGTGGATGGAGTACAACAAACAATCATAGATCAATGTGATACTTGTATTGAAATTCCACAATCTGGAACAAAACATTCTTTAAACGTTTCTGTTTGTACAGGAATTATTTTATGGAAATGGTATGAAGGATTTATTCGTTAA
- a CDS encoding OmpA family protein gives MKKYLLTFSFLSLFSVAFGQETDQKKHFTNEDRKFNDWSVSVYGGGNLLQNSDLTSWSGGWFTPGYDLQFQVNKQITHAFGLSLQYQYGNTRQKGLVDDMYISNYRGYVWGKTEYQGISVLGDLNISSLWRRADNTSKYLWSLHGYAGVGILAYEATRNNYNGSGNNFITVTDQKLSDKSVYSQIGAGLRHKVSNRIDLELKAMYVMSGDEEFDASGKPWPGYWSAADIEEGRDDNMLTLSLGLHFKIGKHPEALQWSSPLSGGAGLGLSDNTLFECVDADGDGVCDQWDRCLDTPAGVRVDGSGCSLDSDGDGVPDSEDKCPTIPGPPTNGGCPEKLVQISGDEVAILVSSALEGVEFDYDSDRIREVSYGKLDNAAEVLKANPNYKFYVEGHTDAAGGVEYNQKLSERRAASVIRYLSNKGVNTANLTAVGKGKSELKHVECNPVTNCPAWKNLENRRVIFKEIK, from the coding sequence ATGAAAAAATATTTATTGACTTTCTCATTTCTGAGTCTTTTTTCTGTCGCATTCGGACAGGAAACTGATCAGAAAAAGCATTTCACGAATGAAGATAGAAAATTCAACGATTGGTCTGTTTCTGTTTATGGTGGAGGAAATTTATTACAGAATTCAGATTTAACTAGCTGGTCTGGAGGATGGTTTACCCCAGGATACGACTTACAATTCCAAGTTAACAAACAAATCACTCACGCTTTTGGTTTATCTTTACAATACCAATATGGTAATACAAGACAAAAAGGTTTAGTAGATGATATGTACATCTCAAATTACAGAGGATACGTTTGGGGAAAAACAGAATATCAAGGAATCTCTGTATTAGGAGATTTAAATATATCTAGTTTGTGGAGAAGAGCAGATAATACTTCTAAGTATTTATGGTCACTTCACGGATATGCAGGTGTAGGTATTTTAGCTTACGAAGCTACTAGAAACAATTATAACGGAAGTGGTAATAACTTCATTACTGTAACAGATCAAAAATTATCAGACAAATCAGTTTATTCTCAAATTGGTGCCGGTTTACGTCACAAAGTTTCAAATCGTATCGATTTAGAATTAAAAGCAATGTATGTAATGTCTGGTGACGAAGAATTTGATGCATCAGGAAAACCTTGGCCAGGATATTGGTCAGCTGCTGATATTGAAGAAGGTCGTGACGATAACATGTTAACTTTATCATTAGGTTTACACTTTAAAATTGGTAAACATCCTGAAGCTTTACAATGGTCTTCACCTTTAAGTGGTGGTGCTGGTTTAGGTTTATCAGACAATACTTTATTTGAATGTGTTGATGCAGATGGTGACGGTGTTTGTGATCAATGGGATAGATGTTTAGACACTCCTGCTGGTGTAAGAGTTGATGGTTCAGGTTGTTCATTAGATTCTGACGGTGATGGTGTTCCAGATTCAGAAGATAAATGTCCAACAATTCCTGGTCCTCCAACAAACGGTGGTTGTCCAGAGAAATTAGTACAAATTTCTGGTGATGAAGTTGCAATCTTAGTTTCATCTGCGTTAGAAGGTGTAGAATTTGATTATGATTCAGATCGTATCCGCGAAGTTTCTTACGGAAAATTAGATAATGCTGCTGAAGTTTTAAAAGCTAATCCTAACTACAAATTCTATGTAGAAGGTCATACAGATGCTGCTGGTGGTGTTGAGTACAACCAAAAATTATCTGAAAGACGTGCTGCTTCTGTAATTAGATACTTATCAAACAAAGGAGTTAACACTGCTAATTTAACTGCAGTTGGAAAAGGAAAATCTGAATTAAAACACGTAGAGTGTAATCCAGTGACTAACTGTCCAGCTTGGAAAAACTTAGAAAACAGACGAGTTATTTTTAAAGAAATTAAATAA